A region of Sugiyamaella lignohabitans strain CBS 10342 chromosome A, complete sequence DNA encodes the following proteins:
- the PCL6 gene encoding Pcl6p (Pho85p cyclin of the Pho80p subfamily; forms the major Glc8p kinase together with Pcl7p and Pho85p; involved in the control of glycogen storage by Pho85p; stabilized by Elongin C binding; PCL6 has a paralog, PCL7, that arose from the whole genome duplication; GO_component: GO:0000307 - cyclin-dependent protein kinase holoenzyme complex [Evidence TAS] [PMID 11602261]; GO_component: GO:0005737 - cytoplasm [Evidence IEA,IEA]; GO_component: GO:0005634 - nucleus [Evidence IEA,IEA]; GO_function: GO:0016538 - cyclin-dependent protein serine/threonine kinase regulator activity [Evidence TAS] [PMID 11602261]; GO_function: GO:0019901 - protein kinase binding [Evidence IEA]; GO_process: GO:0005975 - carbohydrate metabolic process [Evidence IEA]; GO_process: GO:0005977 - glycogen metabolic process [Evidence IEA]; GO_process: GO:0000079 - regulation of cyclin-dependent protein serine/threonine kinase activity [Evidence IEA]; GO_process: GO:0005979 - regulation of glycogen biosynthetic process [Evidence IGI] [PMID 11602261]; GO_process: GO:0005981 - regulation of glycogen catabolic process [Evidence IGI] [PMID 11602261]) has protein sequence MDEDPHQPEITVIEGTAIDHGLPSGSSSGSGSGSGSVGSGAAAYQYQYLQQQQLAQQAFARQLQNMQHARPVGIPGSGDSSSVPRDGLNMVDVDTGVQGLGQSSVSESPATQNTQNQDQQTQGQVQSQNSQLQSQPQVQVQSQSQFSNQIQGQTQYLAQSHSAIDRERHLHQLQSLQKQQPLPMGSSGSGIGIGLNQFGQQQQQQQQQQQQPGIGPGSSSSFVGSFGQNYPLGPSSRHNSTSNLVQAHALQGGAHSFRDDPSVTSIAAGLVPGSIGTSPGTAATSAFFSPSSGSRLAPHTNLPSSVSSSYKSAQPSNSFSSYSSYPYNGGAASIGASSVGGGGGGGGVVGSSAFNTNFTSFATANSSLNDRTGIYASSPITGDSASENANPAVNSSSSFAGKLVQPGNVVRTSLLTSKLAASSNSGSSNNSTANNTPNNASPSRATVSRQSSFSASGNQQLTTSTSNFPYPNPRTNSRHNSLVASGQPGPFQQQQQPYSSDPVNFSSSGPASSGFSRFTNITNNSGPGSYTPSSATGVSSTPGVPGQVPGQVPAGNNSSGQQNFLPHPSSTTTNISREQVSAASSADTSADFGAVTTHNPSSSPMDTATDEFNTPADSFQPSYQSPSTTSSAVFGNQQQQQQTGSSIHGHTTGQTNELPPITNQGITSQRGTPGTTDDGSGVNIAPGTGSATGDEFNRQYSAAHPGPHLDIANHPVPDVLVMLTVLLQKIIDANDALHPHNYQASEIADTSDRFTANVLAFHGRNIPAISLHAYLSRILKYCPTTNEVFISLLVYFDRIAQRANSGELSPSGVMAGSASGTTNHPGGSTDPDHPDQPQLFVMDSYNIHRLIIAGVTVASKFFSDIFYKNSRYAKVGGLPVDELNHLELQFLLLTDFRLMISLEELQRYADLLLRFWQKEAVHSSPHPMSTI, from the coding sequence ATGGACGAAGATCCGCACCAGCCTGAGATCACCGTCATTGAAGGCACCGCGATAGACCATGGACTGCCGTCGGGGTCGAGTTCTGGCAGTGgtagtggcagtggcagcgtggggtctggtgctgctgcgtaccagtaccaatatctccagcagcagcagctcgctCAACAGGCGTTTGCCAGACAGCTCCAGAACATGCAACATGCGCGGCCCGTGGGTATTCCGGGGTCTGGTGACTCGTCGTCGGTCCCGCGAGATGGTTTGAATATGGTGGATGTCGATACTGGAGTTCAGGGTCTTGGTCAGTCTTCTGTTTCAGAATCTCCTGCTACTCAGAACACTCAGAATCAGGACCAGCAGACCCAAGGCCAAGTCCAATCCCAGAATTCACAGCTCCAGAGCCAACCGCAGGTCCAGGTTCAGTCGCAATCCCAGTTTTcgaaccagatccagggCCAGACCCAGTATCTGGCCCAGTCACATTCGGCTATTGACCGCGAACGCCATctccaccagctccaatCTCTAcagaaacaacaacctTTACCAATGGGCAGTTCTGGCAGTGGAATTGGAATCGGTTTGAATCAGTTTggccagcaacaacaacagcaacaacagcagcagcaacaaccgGGTATTGGACCAGGatcgtcttcatcgttTGTAGGCTCATTTGGCCAGAATTACCCCCTGGGGCCTTCGTCTAGACACAACAGTACCAGCAACTTGGTACAGGCACATGCTTTACAAGGAGGAGCTCATTCGTTTCGCGATGACCCGTCTGTCACCTCAATAGCGGCTGGCCTGGTACCGGGCAGTATTGGCACTTCGCCAGGTACTGCTGCGACATCTGCATTTTTCTCTCCTTCTTCGGGCTCTCGACTCGCTCCTCATACTAATCTACCTTCTTCGGTATCTTCTTCCTACAAATCAGCTCAGCCTTCTAACAGCTTCTCTTCATATTCTTCATATCCATATAATGGAGGTGCTGCTAGTATAGGTGCCAGTAGTGTcggaggaggaggaggtggcGGAGGTGTTGTTGGGAGTAGCGCTTTTAATACTAATTTCACGTCGTTTGCTACTGCCAATAGCTCTTTGAATGATAGAACTGGAATATACGCATCTTCACCAATCACAGGCGATTCTGCCAGTGAGAATGCTAATCCAGCAGTTaattcgtcgtcgtcgtttGCTGGTAAACTCGTTCAACCAGGAAACGTGGTGCGGACATCTCTGCTGACATCGAAACTGGCTGCCAGTAGTAATAGTGGCAGCAGTAACAACTCAACTGCTAATAACACTCCTAATAATGCATCACCGTCTAGAGCCACTGTCTCACGACAATCGTCATtctctgcttctggtaACCAACAGCTGACAACATCAACCTCTAACTTTCCGTATCCTAATCCCCGTACAAACAGTCGCCATAATAGTTTAGTTGCCAGTGGACAACCTGGTCctttccaacaacaacaacaaccatACAGCTCAGATCCTGTCAACTTTTCCAGTTCTGGACCTGCTAGTTCGGGATTCTCAAGGTTCACAAACATCACCAATAATAGTGGACCTGGAAGTTATACTCCATCATCAGCTACTGGAGTATCATCAACGCCCGGAGTACCTGGTCAGGTACCTGGTCAGGTACCTGCAGGCAATAATTCGTCTGGACAACAGAACTTTCTGCCTCATCCCTCGTCAACCACAACTAACATTTCCCGAGAACAAGTGTCTGCTGCCTCGTCTGCCGATACCAGTGCTGATTTCGGCGCTGTGACCACCCACAACCCGTCGTCTTCTCCAATGGACACTGCTACTGACGAATTCAACACCCCAGCCGACTCATTCCAACCGAGCTACCAGTCGCCATCAACCAcatcttcagcagtttTCGGtaaccaacagcaacagcaacagacTGGATCCTCGATACATGGACATACAACTGGACAAACTAACGAACTGCCTCCGATTACAAACCAAGGAATAACCTCTCAACGAGGCACACCTGGTACTACTGACGATGGTTCTGGTGTGAATATAGCACCAGGAACCGGTTCTGCCACAGGAGATGAGTTTAACCGACAATACTCAGCAGCCCATCCTGGTCCACACCTCGATATTGCCAATCACCCTGTCCCTGACGTGCTGGTCATGTTAACAGTATTACTACAGAAGATTATAGATGCCAACGACGCTCTACATCCCCACAACTACCAAGCTTCGGAGATAGCTGATACCTCTGACAGGTTCACCGCCAACGTTCTCGCATTCCATGGTCGCAACATCCCGGCCATCAGTCTCCATGCGTACCTGTCCCGTATTCTCAAATACTGTCCCACCACCAACGAGGTGTTTATCTCGCTTCTAGTGTATTTCGACCGAATAGCCCAGCGAGCCAATTCTGGCGAGCTGTCTCCTTCTGGTGTCATGGCAGGTTCTGCCTCGGGAACTACGAACCACCCTGGTGGATCCACCGACCCTGACCACCCTGACCAGCCTCAATTATTCGTCATGGACAGTTACAACATTCACAGACTGATCATAGCCGGCGTCACTGTAGCCAGCAAATTCTTCTCGGACATCTTTTACAAGAACTCTCGTTACGCCAAAGTCGGTGGTCTGCCAGTGGACGAACTCAACCACCTGGAGCTCCAGTTCCTACTCCTCACCGACTTCCGACTCATGATCTCGCTCGAAGAGCTCCAGCGCTACGCCGACCTGCTCCTCCGGTTCTGGCAAAAAGAAGCCGTCCACAGCTCGCCACACCCCATGTCCACCATTTAG